The DNA sequence AACTAGATACTTCAtgtgtctcaatttatgtgacattgttTGATCGGGCACAGAGTTTAAGATATAAGAAGACTTTTGACACCTTGGATATCCACACATAATGGATCCAAGCATGTACAATGCTGCAAAGAAAGGGAGTATGGAAGATGGTGATTTTTCACTTGTTGATCATTTGAAAAGGGAGGAAGAAAATGGTTACCAAGTCACTCCAAAGGGAAATACAATCCTCCATGTGGCAGCTCACTTTGGCCAACGAGGTTTCGTGGGAGAAGTCCTTAAGATTAGCCCGGCGTTATTATGCTATAAGAATAAGCAAAATGAAACTGTGCTTCACATTGCAGCTAATTTAGGACAAAGTGAAGTGGTGAGTGAACTACTTAGCATAGAAGGAAAGGAGACACTTGTGAGGATGACTGATGACATTGGAGATACGGCCTTGCACAAGGCCATTAGAAGTGGACACATTGACATTGTCAGGATGTTGGTGAAAGTATTACTAGATCCTGAACACGACTTCCCAGCCAATAAGGCTGAGGAGACACCACTTTATTTGGCTGCAGAGTCTGGTTTTCATGATGCTTTGATTGAAATCTTGAACGTTTGCAAGGAACCAACTTATGTTGCAGGTCCATCCAATCGAACACCTCTACATGCAGCCGTAATTCAAGAACACACGGGTGAGTACCTCCTGGATGatttcatcatataaaatatggAAAATGATTAAATTTGTCCCTCTACTAATAAAAAGAAGCTATATTTGCCTTTggttaaatttatttcaataaatataCTTCTACAGTCATACTTTATGATCTTGTTGAACGGAAAAATCATCCATTTATCATCATCAGATATAATATTTGACATAGATATCCAGAATGCGTGAGATCACTATGGCAATGGAATAAACCTTTATGCGAAGAACTTGATAGATGGGGTTGGAATTCACTACACTATGCTGTTAAACAAGGATTGAAAGAAATAGTTTCCGATATGTTGGGATGGAAGAAATCTTTAGCCTACCTTCCGGCTGGCAGTGAAAATGACTGGACGACAACGTTTCACATTGCAGCTAGTGAAGGTGATATGTTGATGTTATTTGAGTTATTAAACCACTGCCCAGATTGTTGGGAAATGCTTAATAGCAATGGTCAAAATGCACTTCATGTTGCCTTATTGAATGGTCACGAAATGTTCGTCTCTGTCTTCTATGGGTCTGGATTTTGTAATAGCCTTGTTGATGAGGCAGATAATGAAGGCAATACTCCACTCCATTTGCTTGCTGCCTCTGGGGACCATGTGCCGCAAATAATATTAGACCATCCAAGAGCAAAGAAGATGGCatttaacaaacaaaatcagACTCCACTTGACATAGCATTGTCTCGCACATGGACAATAAAGAAGGTACTCCCTCTTGTCCGTGACGGACTGGATCGGTTTTCCCTCCGTTCTTTGGACTGACTCAGTCCGTCAGTTCCCTtcgttttttaaaaattaaccaTGTAAATAAGATTAGCAAAAATTACAGAATCAAAAGAAACCATTGCCTGACAAAGGGTTCGGTCCAATTTGGACACCCATTTAGGAGGTGCCAAGCAGACCCATCATTGATTTGAGATCTTGATAAGGTGAATATCCAGTCTTTGCAATTAATGCTAGGCATAATGAGTATAAGCACCTCAAAAAAATCTCTTTTCGTCATATGAACTTTAAGGTGTATGAAGTTTCACATTTGATTTTTTAAGCAGAACGATAGGACATATGGCAACCTAAGTGGAATTAAACTGCTTTGTCATGATTCTTTCATTTCTGTTGTTAAACTGCTTTGATCTGTTTTTCATTGAGTCgggggtctatcggaaacaacatTTCTACCTCCATGGTAGGGATAAGGTCTAAATACACATACCTCCGGAGTAGGGATTACATtgagtatattcttgttgttgttgttgttggtaaAGATAAAACTAGTGTAACAATGAATCATATCTTGTGTTTTCTAAAATGACagtctatttatttttagtaagaacGAAAATAAAATGAACCGAAGGATGCAGTTATTAATTCCACTTTTTCTCAAGGactattatattatatactatatCTTTCACCAACTAGGTGATCAATTTTATTACTACATGTCACATATTAGGAGAAATTGGTACGCGATTTTTGCAGCATAAATGAACAATTGGGACAATGTGACTTCATGGTAAAACGGAAAGCGGAACCAATCGGGAACATACAACAGATGAAGGAGGATGATGATGACAAAGCCAAAAGAGTCAAAATAGAAATCGAAAAATTTATAAGGTCAACTCAACTACATGTAGTTGTAGCTACTCTAATAATGACAGTCACGTTCGCAGCTGGTTTCACATTACCAGGAGGTTTAGACAGCAATGACGGTCCTAATAGAGGGATGGCGATTCTATTAAAGAGAGCAGCGTTCCGTGCATTTGTTATTTCAGATGTCCTGGCATTTTCATGTTCAGCTACTGCTATATTCATCTATTTCTTCATGGCAGATATGGATACAGACTACCATGAACAACCTAAATGGGACTGGTTCAAAATATTTCGGAGGAGCTATAATATAGCAAGTTATTTGCAACTTTTGGCAATTTGTGCAGTTGTAGTTGCATTTGTAACTGGTATGTATGCTACTTTAGAAAATTCACTTGCTCTTGCTGTTACTGTTTGTGTCATTGGTTGTGTCTCTTTGCTTATGTATTTTCCGATTATCATTTGGGTATAGCTAGGAGAGGTGTGCTTACTAGTAGTACTCGAACGACGTACATAACCTTAATTTGAGGTAATCAGGTGTGCTTAGCATTCGAGCAAGTCTCTGTTGTCTAATATAGCTAGGAGATTAaacttaatattattttttccttcatgTATAGAGACatgtgattgtgatttgtgaatgATACTATTTGTTCTAGCATGATTTGCTAGACCTATTTTTCCCATTCCTCTTGTTATTGTTTCGAAATGAAGTAAATCGATTTGCGATTTATCAACACGTCTATATTTATTCAACAAGATCCAATAATTAGCTTGATTTCCTTTAGGAGGCAATGTATGTAGACATGTGTTTGTCTAAAAATGTGTACCATGAGTCTATTTACTTTAGTGTATATATTGTACTATTGTAGGTAGAACTTTAGGACTCTTGCGTGAATAAGTAAAGCATGATGAAATCTTCAAGTGATATAGATCTATTCCCTTCTCGGGCAGTGTAATTTTACATGATATCAGAGctctaaacatagaagctacgTTGTACAAATTTCTATCCAAAAACAATGGCCTCTAGTTCCCTTTAACCCTACTCGTCTCTTTTAGCCTCTGCCCTGCATCATCTCATGGTTGTTTGTCCTGTCATCTCTAGGGCCCTATTATCACAAATTATGACGTAAGTTTAATGACTTGGGTCGATCTTAAGCAAACCACACTCCAAAGTGAAATGGAAGTCATCAACCTAGGCCACGGGCCTTACTGATCACTGACCAACCTAAATTATTTATGTAATATGATAAATCAtttatcttttgttattttttaaaaaggccATTCAAGGTGGAAATTAATACATTCAGCCACTTTACCTTAGGTtttaagccaaaaaaaaaattaaaacccaaTTGATCATTTTAACCAAAAATCACTTGTATATATAAGATAAATTTTCTGTATTTAATTTTGACCCCCCTCACAAACAAGAAGTAAAGAGTGGGTGGTAGATCTCTTTAATAATTGACTCTCACGTTTTGTGGCTCAAATCCCATTGTGAACAATGAACATTATATTTTTAGCTTCTCTTCATTTAATTTTGGGAACAATCTTTCacgttttttttattattataaaaaaagtgctaaaatgatatatttaaacccaaaaaaatcgaAGGGTCCATTCCCAAAGGCTAACAATAGTTGTATAGTGGACAACTACTGTTGGATGAGGGAAATATATACTACTACTTTTTAGGAATTGGGTTTTGTAACTTTGTTGGCTTATCCGTAcatttatacttttattattttttgaacccCTAAATGAAAATTCTGAATCCGTCACTGACCCACCCAATATTTGACTGGTAAGCTCCTTTATGCATTGATAAACACAAGGGTTAAAAAGGTCCAAATTGACAagttaaaatcaattaaattcatATAACTACAAGGTTCTAATTCGAATTTTGCTGGTAGCatctaatttattaaattagataTGTTCATTATCACCTCGTCCCATATTAACAAGTCTTCTTCATTTGCCAGAAAATCAACATACGTAGTTGTTTGTTTTTCTCCAGATATGAATGAAATTCATTTTGGTGACTTCAAGCAAATACTTATAATTTCTTATAACGTTTTATTCTTTTacgtgaaaataatt is a window from the Solanum stenotomum isolate F172 unplaced genomic scaffold, ASM1918654v1 scaffold35048, whole genome shotgun sequence genome containing:
- the LOC125852416 gene encoding protein ACCELERATED CELL DEATH 6-like; the protein is MDPSMYNAAKKGSMEDGDFSLVDHLKREEENGYQVTPKGNTILHVAAHFGQRGFVGEVLKISPALLCYKNKQNETVLHIAANLGQSEVVSELLSIEGKETLVRMTDDIGDTALHKAIRSGHIDIVRMLVKVLLDPEHDFPANKAEETPLYLAAESGFHDALIEILNVCKEPTYVAGPSNRTPLHAAVIQEHTECVRSLWQWNKPLCEELDRWGWNSLHYAVKQGLKEIVSDMLGWKKSLAYLPAGSENDWTTTFHIAASEGDMLMLFELLNHCPDCWEMLNSNGQNALHVALLNGHEMFVSVFYGSGFCNSLVDEADNEGNTPLHLLAASGDHVPQIILDHPRAKKMAFNKQNQTPLDIALSRTWTIKKEKLVRDFCSINEQLGQCDFMVKRKAEPIGNIQQMKEDDDDKAKRVKIEIEKFIRSTQLHVVVATLIMTVTFAAGFTLPGGLDSNDGPNRGMAILLKRAAFRAFVISDVLAFSCSATAIFIYFFMADMDTDYHEQPKWDWFKIFRRSYNIASYLQLLAICAVVVAFVTGMYATLENSLALAVTVCVIGCVSLLMYFPIIIWV